GACCCGGTTCTCGCCTTCACCAGCCGCACCCTcgggttgttgttggtggtggtggaacgGTGGATGGAGATCGGGTTTGGATTCTGGTTCGGGTTGTTGGGTTTCTCTGAATCGAGGGAGAGTCTAGGGAGATCGTCGTGGTCGTGgccggaggaggaggaagagagggagaggcGAGAGGAGGAGATAGAGAGAGACTCGCAGTCGGAGTCCTTTAACAAGGGGAGGCtgagggaggaggaggaggcgtgGTTTTCCGATTTGGGTCGGTGGAGGAAGTGTTTCAGCGATTTCGACGGCGACGGCGATGATTTAGCGGCGGCGGAGGAGCTGTTGTTGGTGGAGTGGTAGAGCTTTTTGAGGCCGAGGAGATCCTTCCAGCGGCTGGAGCAGCGGGGAGCCTTGGGTGAGAAGAGGGAGCAGTCGGCGAcggaggtggtggcggcggcggtggtggtgaaaaTGGCTGCTGCTGCGGAGGAGGATGAGGTGGGTTTGAGGTGGAGTGGGACGAGCTTCCCGTCGGAGAAGAGCTGGTCGGCGGGGAGCATGGCGACGGGGTCTTGGAGGCGGAACTCGAAGTCGGcgggttcgggatcccaagggagGAAGCTCTTGTCGCCGATGGTGTTGTTGACGCAGGCGGAAGCCATTGAAGCTCTAGATCATGCACTGTGTGAGTTTCAGGGAACTGGGAATGTGGAGAGAAAGAAAATGGGGGAGAGGAAAATAAAGGGAGTTAATGGAAGTGTGTTTAGGTGTATAGGATGATAGTGTAGGGTGTTTTATGGTAGGTGTGGTGTTTTTGTTAAATTGTTTTGTTTGATATGAAGAGGGAGAAGGGAAGAGTAATGGGAGGGAGAAAAGAAAGAGGAAGTGTTGTTGTGTTGGTACATTGGTGGTGCTGAGTACTGGAAGGAGGCACATATATAACAGTATTATTTGCAGCTACTTGGGTACTAGGGCCACCTCAAAATCAAAGCCCtattctccctctctctctctctatcccTATGTTAGTTCTAATCCTCTCTCTTATTAAAGATAACTAGATTTTGGTTTAGTAGCATGTTTAGTTGTTTTCATCAACTTTTATTTCTCTATAATTAACTCTTATACTAATAAATTATTCTCTTATTAAAAATAACTAGATTTTGTTTTCTAGTTTTGGACCAGTCTTTATATCTCGAGCTTACTTGAAAGTTATTCACAAAGTTCTTCTCAAAAATCTAAACGGCGGGTTAGTCTAGTGGAGCATTAAAATGTCTTGTATAACagttttttttgtcttgaacTTGTACACCATCATCTCACCCTAATTTTTGTAAGAAAAACAAGTTTCTTCTAAAACTCCACCATCTATATATTAAATTGAGTGGTGTGCTATATATTAAATTGAGAGTCAGTTCAAGAATATGATGTAGAGTTTGTGCCCCCAACATAGGGTGTGGTCGAGTAAATTGATCTGGTGTTAACAATCCTCACCTAGTATTCCTAAGTGCAAGCTTCTCAAATGAAAGAGATTTGATGGTAAATGGATCTACTCAGAGAATGGCAGCTCGTGAGCTAGTACTTTAGTTATTAGTGCCCTCGAAGGAGATTCTCAAATTCTATGTTTTCTTCTCAGCCCCTGGGAGCTCACCCGGTATAGGCTCAAGAAGCAAGCAACAACTGCTGCGGATCctagaaaaaaaatgagaattttcaatattattttcttttgtacTTGAGTTCAAATCATTGATTTGAGGTAAAGGAATGAGATTCTGAGGAAGCAAGGTTAAAGTAATCCCATCCAGATATTATACGAGAAtttgaggagagagagagagagagagagagagagacttcATCCCGATTACCCCCTTAATGCTTGGGTTACGTCCAATCACTGGCATCCTACCAAGATCATCTATTAACTCAAATAAGCATTTCAGAATACTTATCATGTTACAAGTATTCTCAAAGAATTCTTCTTTTACAAGTATTCTCATTTACAAGTATTCCTTTATCAAGTCTCTTCAGGCTCAACAACCTTCACAAAGGTAAAGTGAGTTTCTACTTTGAGTTCTCCCTAAGAGTTGATATTAAAAGTGTAAACTTAAGTAATCTTGTGTTCCAACTAATAGTTTAAGCTCGAAGTACACATAGAGAGTATTACAAATGAAAGTGTGAAAGACATCATCAAATGAACGACTCATAGGAAATATGGAATAATAGAACTTAAGAAATAGTCTTTAAAATTTCTTCAACACCCCTTTAAATATCCCCCTTGTAAAATATGATTGTTGGAGAATTACGGTTAGGTATTCTCTTCTTGATCTTCAAGCTTCAAACAGTCTCTGAATTACATTTGCATATAGTTTTTTGTATAGTGTGAGATCTTCATTCTATGGCTATCTTTGCTAAAAGTGGAGGTACAAAATGCAATCTTCTAGAAAGTGTTCTGCGAGACTTTCCATTTTTGCGCAACGTCTATGGTTGACTCCGATGAGCATGCTATTCGTCAAACATAAAGTGATTAGGATAAAAACCACTTTTCATACCCTATGATAGATGTCACTATCATTCCCTAACTTATACTTGGTCTAGGCTTGAGTTGTACTTGGTTGATAAATGAGGAGGCTTTGTTGAAGTTTAGTGGAGCTTCTCAATCAGCGAAAGATTGGGTTAGCTGGATCGCCGAGTAACATTTTGCTTGAGGCTATTTCATGGGTGATAGTGAGTCAAATGTTGTTGCAAATTTGGCTAAAACATGTTGTGATAAGGAAATCCCACTATAGAAGTTTATGTCTTTGTTAAGGCAATTTGTTTTATCCTACTTGAGAAGAATGTTCTCAAGCTATATTTACTTATTTGAATAAAGTTgtgcttttaaaaaataaataaactcaCTCTAATTAGGTCAACCACAAGGGATTTAATCTAATTAGAGCAAATAGATATGATGAGATTTTAGcaaggataattattttaataggTTAATGATAATTTTGTATATAAAAGCAAGGGTAATATaggaataaaaaatttataactCATTCCGCTCCATCCGTTATCCAAACAATGGAGTGGTAACTTTATTTCGTTTCATCATAAAATACCCAAAACAATGGGATGAAGTTTTTATTCCATTCTACTCCACTCCATTCCGTTCCATTATATTCCATTATGTTCCGCTTCGTTATGTTCCATCAATCTCATCATACCCTTTGGGACGACAACGAGTCAGGTCGGGGTCAGGTTTTGTCTTtcccaaacccaaactctcaAATCCATGTCCTAACCTATCTTGATGCATAtactttttttcaaaacaaaacgAAACGTAACTCACGTCCAAGGGTAAAGCCAACCAAGCAAGTGTTTgaggccaaaaaaaaaaatttactaagGAAAAAAgtccctcaatttttttttttactaagtaaaaaatacTCACAACattaaaattgataaaaaatctTATCTTAGATCAACCATGTCTTAACAAAGATTAAATGGTTATccgaagcaaaaaaaaaaaacaaagatttaATGGACTACATTTATTATCAATTGTAAAAGACATGTTAAATTAAATTGattatataatttaataaatgatttcgcatataaaaaattcgaaaaataaattttaaataaaaaattatttttcctaAAAATCTCATTCAAAATCCCTAATCGAAAATCTCAGACTCGTTGCTGGTTTCGTTTGCAAGTTTTCATCTGCAAGTTTTTGTGTGAGCTCTTTGAAGATTTTCAGTTGCAATTTATTAATTGGTTTTTCCTTCAAACCAAGGTAGTCAAATCGAGATACGTATCGTGTATCGCTAGACCCTAATTCCGTGTCGCGTATCGTATCGTAACGTGTATCGTAAGATACagacacaaaaaaaattaagtcataaattaaataatatactaatatatcatctaaatatagttcaaaataatcaaagatccaagtcataagtagaaaaatagtctcacaaagttcaagttcaacctaATTCCAAGCCATAAGCCAAACTAAAGTACTAAACATCAAAGAGATGAAATTAAATGCCCACTCCCTAATTCCAAGTCATTAAAGGGCTGctgaagttgaacgtgaaacatgaaagggctgctgaagtgaagttgaacgtgaaagggtgaaagaatcaaagaaaacatcactttttagagcaatttactaatttttaatgaaattaaatgccaACTCCCTAATTTTTCTAGGGGAGTAAGATGAAACggcatttgaaaaactgtttttgtatcgtatcgggatacgtatcgtgcgatacTCATGCGATATGTGCGATACAGGTCACGATACGAACACAAAAAGATACATACATGGGATACGTATCGTTTGGTTGATTTTCGTATCgtatcgggatacgtatcgtgcgatacGCACGATACTGACTACCATGCTTcaaactactccctccgttccaaaatataagttgttttagagcatctccaatgagaGTATGTAATGTCA
This portion of the Lotus japonicus ecotype B-129 chromosome 3, LjGifu_v1.2 genome encodes:
- the LOC130748299 gene encoding uncharacterized protein LOC130748299, giving the protein MASACVNNTIGDKSFLPWDPEPADFEFRLQDPVAMLPADQLFSDGKLVPLHLKPTSSSSAAAAIFTTTAAATTSVADCSLFSPKAPRCSSRWKDLLGLKKLYHSTNNSSSAAAKSSPSPSKSLKHFLHRPKSENHASSSSLSLPLLKDSDCESLSISSSRLSLSSSSSGHDHDDLPRLSLDSEKPNNPNQNPNPISIHRSTTTNNNPRVRLVKARTGSGSFDGNKTEQQQQNPGNRAGRSPIRMEQQSGTGGCRGVSVDSPRMNSSGKIVFQSLERSSSSPGSFTGGPRFKHRGMERSYSANVRVTPVLNVPVCSLRGGSKSGSVFGFGQLFSSPQKKDGSGSTTATNKSHHHHHQQLHSVRHRSDRN